A window of Roseovarius sp. THAF27 contains these coding sequences:
- the fdhF gene encoding formate dehydrogenase subunit alpha: protein MTDTIKFTLDGKEVEAEKGMTIWEVANGRGLKIPHLCHKPAPGYRPDGNCRACMVEVEGERNLVASCIREPSEGMKVTTDSNRAETARKMVMEMLVADQPEPEKAHDKSSHLWDMAKLAGVSESRFPKLEQDRVPLLDDSHVAMSVNMDACIQCNLCVRACREVQVNDVIGMAGRGHDSYPVFDFDDPMGESTCVACGECVQACPTGALMPSTVVDDAQVGDSADYDREVESVCAFCGVGCQISLKVKDDKVKYVEGINGPANEGRLCVKGRFGYDYIHHSHRLTKPLIRRDDAPAKGLNVDPGNWRDFFREASWDEALDVAANGLKGRGREVAGFGSAKCTNEEAYLFQKFIRQGFGHNNVDHCTRLCHASSVAALIENVGSGAVTATFNEIENADVAIIIGANPIENHPVAATYFKQFTKRGGKLIVMDPRGVGMKRFATHMLQFKPGADVSMLNAIMHVIVEEELYDQQYIEAFTENWEAEKAHLAQFPPEKMEELCGIPAETLRQVAREFATAQSGMIFWGMGVSQHIHGTDNSRCLISLALMCGHVGRPGTGLHPLRGQNNVQGASDAGLIPMFLPDYLSVTDDGVRKAFTEVWESGDFSSEKGLTVTEIMDAVHEGHIKAMYVLGENPAMSDPDVEHARDALAMLDHLVVQDIFITETANYADVILPASALYEKSGTVSNTNRTVQMLRQAVPPPGEAKEDWWIEVELAKRCGLNWTYTHPSEVFNEMAINMRSLDNITWERLEREAVTYPSLSPEDPGQAVVFGDAFPRPEGRARFTPASVIPPDDLPDADYPMVLTTGRQLEHWHTGSMTRRASVLDAVEPEANCSLHPSTLRKLGVEPGGMVRITTKRGSIDVMARADRAIAPDMVFMPFAYVEAAANILTNPAIDPYGKIPEFKYSAVRVEKAEAAVAAE, encoded by the coding sequence ATGACCGACACGATCAAGTTCACACTCGATGGCAAGGAAGTCGAAGCCGAGAAGGGCATGACCATCTGGGAGGTGGCCAATGGCCGGGGTCTGAAGATTCCGCATCTGTGCCACAAGCCCGCGCCGGGGTACCGCCCCGACGGCAATTGCCGCGCCTGCATGGTTGAGGTCGAGGGCGAGCGGAACCTCGTCGCCTCCTGCATTCGCGAGCCCAGCGAGGGCATGAAGGTCACGACCGACTCCAACCGAGCCGAGACCGCGCGCAAGATGGTGATGGAGATGCTGGTCGCCGACCAGCCCGAGCCGGAAAAGGCGCATGACAAGTCGAGCCACCTTTGGGATATGGCCAAGCTGGCCGGCGTGTCGGAAAGCCGCTTTCCCAAGCTGGAACAGGACCGTGTGCCGCTGTTGGATGACAGCCACGTTGCGATGAGCGTCAATATGGATGCGTGCATCCAGTGCAACCTGTGCGTCCGCGCCTGCCGCGAAGTGCAGGTCAATGACGTGATCGGCATGGCCGGTCGCGGGCATGACAGCTATCCGGTGTTCGATTTCGACGATCCCATGGGGGAAAGCACCTGCGTGGCCTGCGGCGAATGCGTACAGGCCTGCCCCACGGGCGCGCTGATGCCGTCCACCGTGGTGGATGACGCCCAGGTGGGCGACAGCGCCGACTATGACCGCGAGGTCGAGAGCGTCTGCGCTTTCTGCGGTGTGGGCTGCCAGATCAGCCTGAAGGTCAAGGACGACAAGGTGAAATATGTCGAGGGCATCAATGGCCCTGCGAATGAAGGGCGCTTGTGCGTCAAGGGCCGGTTCGGCTATGACTATATCCACCACTCACACCGTCTGACCAAGCCCCTGATCCGGCGCGACGATGCGCCGGCCAAGGGGCTGAACGTCGATCCGGGCAACTGGCGCGACTTTTTCCGCGAGGCCTCCTGGGACGAGGCGCTGGACGTGGCGGCAAACGGCCTGAAGGGCCGGGGCCGCGAGGTGGCCGGTTTCGGCAGTGCGAAATGCACCAACGAAGAGGCCTACCTGTTCCAGAAATTCATCCGCCAGGGTTTCGGCCACAACAACGTTGACCACTGCACGCGGCTTTGCCATGCCTCGTCGGTCGCGGCGTTGATCGAGAACGTCGGTTCCGGCGCGGTGACCGCGACCTTCAACGAGATCGAGAATGCCGACGTGGCGATCATCATCGGGGCCAACCCGATCGAGAACCACCCCGTCGCGGCGACCTATTTCAAGCAGTTCACCAAGCGTGGTGGCAAGCTGATCGTGATGGACCCGCGCGGCGTGGGGATGAAGCGCTTCGCGACCCACATGCTGCAGTTCAAGCCGGGCGCGGACGTGTCCATGCTGAACGCGATCATGCATGTGATCGTCGAGGAAGAGCTGTACGACCAGCAGTATATCGAGGCCTTCACCGAGAACTGGGAGGCCGAGAAGGCGCATCTGGCGCAGTTCCCGCCCGAGAAGATGGAAGAGCTGTGCGGCATCCCCGCCGAAACGCTGCGGCAGGTCGCCCGGGAGTTCGCGACGGCGCAGTCCGGCATGATCTTCTGGGGCATGGGCGTCAGCCAGCACATCCACGGCACGGACAATTCCCGCTGCCTGATCAGCCTCGCGCTGATGTGTGGACATGTGGGGCGTCCGGGCACGGGCCTTCACCCGCTGCGCGGCCAGAACAACGTGCAGGGCGCTTCCGACGCGGGCCTGATCCCGATGTTCCTGCCCGACTACCTGTCGGTCACCGACGATGGCGTACGCAAGGCGTTCACCGAAGTCTGGGAATCCGGCGATTTCAGCAGCGAGAAGGGCCTGACGGTCACCGAGATCATGGATGCGGTGCACGAGGGTCACATCAAGGCGATGTACGTGTTGGGCGAGAACCCGGCGATGAGCGACCCGGACGTCGAACATGCCCGCGACGCGCTGGCGATGCTGGATCACCTGGTGGTGCAGGACATCTTCATCACCGAAACGGCGAACTATGCCGACGTGATCCTGCCGGCCTCGGCCCTCTATGAAAAATCCGGCACGGTGTCGAACACCAACCGGACGGTGCAGATGCTGCGCCAGGCGGTGCCGCCGCCCGGAGAGGCGAAAGAGGACTGGTGGATCGAGGTCGAACTGGCCAAGCGCTGCGGTCTGAACTGGACCTACACGCATCCCAGCGAAGTGTTCAACGAGATGGCAATCAACATGCGTAGTCTCGACAACATCACCTGGGAGCGGCTGGAACGCGAGGCGGTGACCTACCCGTCGCTCAGCCCCGAGGACCCCGGCCAGGCCGTGGTGTTCGGCGATGCCTTCCCGCGCCCCGAGGGCCGTGCCCGGTTCACCCCGGCCAGCGTGATCCCGCCCGACGACCTGCCGGATGCGGACTATCCGATGGTTCTGACCACCGGCCGGCAACTGGAGCATTGGCACACCGGGTCGATGACCCGCCGGGCCAGCGTGTTGGACGCGGTCGAGCCCGAGGCGAACTGCTCGCTGCATCCCTCGACCCTGCGCAAGCTGGGCGTCGAGCCGGGCGGCATGGTGCGGATCACCACCAAGCGCGGTTCGATCGACGTGATGGCCCGCGCCGACCGGGCGATTGCGCCGGACATGGTCTTCATGCCGTTTGCCTATGTCGAGGCGGCGGCGAACATCCTCACCAACCCGGCCATCGACCCCTATGGCAAGATCCCCGAGTTCAAGTACTCGGCCGTGCGGGTGGAGAAGGCCGAGGCGGCGGTGGCGGCGGAATAA
- a CDS encoding GntR family transcriptional regulator, with translation MKLNPIDTSVTLKDHIYNRMREAILEMDIYSDSVDLRLDERSLADQLGVSRTPLREVLVRLEQEGLLEVRPRRGIFVQRKTLSDILEMIIAWAALESMAARLACERATDREITSLRTIAAKYSVSKTGADIAEYSDDNIRFHQKILEISGCELLSSMAENLFVHMHAVRRRSMAEEDRVPQSVADHMEIIEALEARDADLAGARVRDHTMRLHDHVREVWTRAGITKNMGE, from the coding sequence ATGAAACTCAATCCGATCGACACGTCGGTCACGCTCAAGGACCACATCTATAACCGGATGCGGGAAGCGATTCTCGAGATGGACATCTATTCCGACAGCGTGGACTTGCGGCTGGACGAACGCAGCCTGGCGGACCAGCTGGGCGTCTCGCGCACCCCCCTGCGCGAGGTTCTGGTACGGCTGGAACAGGAAGGCCTTCTGGAGGTCCGCCCCCGTCGCGGCATCTTCGTGCAGCGCAAGACGCTGTCGGATATCCTGGAGATGATCATCGCCTGGGCCGCGCTGGAAAGCATGGCCGCCCGGCTGGCCTGCGAGCGTGCCACGGACCGCGAGATCACGAGCCTGCGCACGATAGCCGCGAAATACTCGGTCTCCAAGACCGGCGCGGATATCGCGGAATACTCCGATGACAACATCCGCTTTCACCAGAAGATACTGGAAATTTCGGGTTGCGAATTGCTGTCCAGCATGGCCGAGAACCTTTTCGTGCACATGCACGCCGTGCGCCGCCGGTCCATGGCCGAGGAAGACCGCGTGCCGCAATCGGTGGCGGATCACATGGAAATCATCGAGGCGCTGGAAGCGCGCGATGCGGACCTCGCCGGGGCTCGCGTACGCGACCATACGATGCGCCTGCATGACCACGTGCGCGAGGTCTGGACCCGCGCGGGAATCACGAAAAACATGGGGGAATGA